The genomic window AACGCCGGCGCGCAAATCCCGCAGGATGGCAACGCGCTCCAGCGTGTCGATCTCGCTGTGCAGATAGCGCACGCGCAGCCCCATCTCGACGAGGTAGTCGGCGAGATCCTCGGCCATTTTCTTCGTCAGCGTGGTGACGAGGACGCGCTCCTTGCGCTCCACGCGCACGCGGATCTCTTCCATCAGATCGTCCACCTGGTTGCGCGTCGGGCGAACGTCGACCTCGGGATCGACCAGACCCGTCGGTCTGATGATCATCTCGACGACCTGCGACGAACGCGCTACCTCGTACGCTCCGGGCGTCGCGGACACGTATACGACCTGATTGACGTGACGCTCGAACTCGTCGTAGGTCAGCGGCCGGTTGTCGAGCGCGCTCGGGAGGCGGAATCCGTGCTCAACGAGGACCGCCTTGCGAGCGTGATCGCCCGCGTACATGCCGCGCACTTGCGGCAGCGTCACGTGCGACTCGTCGACGAACAGCAGCCAATCGCGCGCAAAGAAGTCCAGCAGGCACCACGGCGTCGAGCCAGCCTCGCGCCCCGTCAAGTGCCGCGAGTAGTTCTCGATTCCGTTGCAGTACCCGACTTCTCGCAGCATCGTGAGATCGTATCTCGTGCGCTGTTCCAGGCGCTGCGCTTCGAGCAGGCCGCCGCGCTCGCGAAACCAGCGCAAACGCTCGTCGAGCTCGATTTCGATGGCGGCAATTGCGCGTTGAAGCTTCTCGTCCGGCGTAATGAAGTGCTTCGCGGGAAAGATCGTCAGATCGTCTTTGCTCTCGAGGTACTCGCCGGTCAGCAAGTTCACGACGTTGATCGCCTCGATTCTATCGCCGAAGAACTCGATGCGGTGAACGAGCTCCTCGTCGACGGCAACGAACTCCAACACGTCACCCCGAACGCGGAAGGTGCCGCGCACGAGGTTCAGATCGTTGCGGCGATACTGCATGTCGACGAGCTTGTGCAGCAGCGCGTCGCGATCGATCTCCTCGCCGACGTGCACCGAAGCCGACATCTCGACGTAATCCGACGGCGATCCCAAACCGTAGATGCACGAGACCGACGCCACGACGAGCGTGTCCGGGCGCGTTAAAATCGCCTGGGTTGCCGAATGGCGCAGGCGCTCGATCTCGTCGTTGATCGAGCTGTCCTTCTCGATGTACGTGTCCGTTGACGGGACGTACGCTTCGGGCTGGTAGTAGTCGAAGTACGAGACGAAGTACTCGACCGAGTTCTTGGGAAAGAACTCGCGGAACTCCGCGCACAGCTGCGCTGCCAGCGTCTTGTTGTGGCAGAGCACGAGCGTCGGCTTCTGTACGAGCTCCACGACCCGCGCCATGGCGAGCGTCTTCCCGCTGCCCGTGACCCCCAGGAGCGTCTGCGCACGGTCGTTGCGCTGCAGCCCCAGCGCGAGCGCGTCGGTCGCCTTGGGCTGATCTCCGGCAAGCGCGTACGGAGCAATGAGTTGAAAGCGGGGCATGGTTACGGTCTGGCTACGCCACCGTGGAAACGGGGTCCCGCCCGCGCGCGCGGCGCGCGGCGCGGGGCGAATGCGCAAGGTGCATCGCCCTTGAAAACGAACCCTGGGAGGTCGCATGGTATCGGGAGACGCCTCTTGAGCAGTAGTCCATTGGTTTTCAGCGGGAGCTCGAACCGGGCGCTCGCCGAGGAAATTGCCAAACGCCTCAAGGTGAACGTCGGCAAAGCGCTGGTCGCGAAGTTCAAGAACGAAGAGACGCGCATCGAAATCCAAGAAA from Candidatus Dormiibacterota bacterium includes these protein-coding regions:
- the uvrB gene encoding excinuclease ABC subunit UvrB; this translates as MPRFQLIAPYALAGDQPKATDALALGLQRNDRAQTLLGVTGSGKTLAMARVVELVQKPTLVLCHNKTLAAQLCAEFREFFPKNSVEYFVSYFDYYQPEAYVPSTDTYIEKDSSINDEIERLRHSATQAILTRPDTLVVASVSCIYGLGSPSDYVEMSASVHVGEEIDRDALLHKLVDMQYRRNDLNLVRGTFRVRGDVLEFVAVDEELVHRIEFFGDRIEAINVVNLLTGEYLESKDDLTIFPAKHFITPDEKLQRAIAAIEIELDERLRWFRERGGLLEAQRLEQRTRYDLTMLREVGYCNGIENYSRHLTGREAGSTPWCLLDFFARDWLLFVDESHVTLPQVRGMYAGDHARKAVLVEHGFRLPSALDNRPLTYDEFERHVNQVVYVSATPGAYEVARSSQVVEMIIRPTGLVDPEVDVRPTRNQVDDLMEEIRVRVERKERVLVTTLTKKMAEDLADYLVEMGLRVRYLHSEIDTLERVAILRDLRAGVFDVLVGINLLREGLDLPEVSLVGILDADKEGYLRSGTSLIQTIGRASRNVEGKVIMYADTVTESMAKAIGETRRRREMQVEYNREHGIEPRSIRKEIRDILSMVGGGTQTREGKRVERMPRELALKTIAELERRMREHASNLEFERAAALRDELVELRKQIGASESLLFGGKAPKIFDRSLEETAW